The sequence GGGAAGGggacagagagaaagagagatggcCTCGAACAGTCCGTTAGGAGAGGGCGGAGGATTCGAAGTGGAGACATTGGCCCAGCGGCGGATCGAGGATGCGAACGACCGCGTATGATCTCGCAGAGTGAAAGTACCCTCCATCGGGGGTGTACTCACCTACCCGCTTATTGCTTCCCAGTTTACCTGCCTCCCTTTGGTTGGAGCTCAGTGGTCCTACACTCCTCCAATCACAAGACGGCAACTTTGCGTTACAGTCAAGAAAAAGGGTAGAAAGTTCTCCTACCGTTCCGGCAGTATTCAGGTGGTTTAACTACCTTGTAGGCCATGCAGTGAATTGCCAGCCTCCAGAAATGGTGTCCACAGCCTGAAGCCGATGCCGAACAATAATTTCCATGGGCGTGAAAGATCAACATGAAAATGGATGGAAATTCAAgtttctagatattttatttggAAAAATGACATCAGAGCTATCTCCATGATATTCTATTTCCTCCATAATTAGAACCTTCTGATACTTCATTTCAAGTTTCTGCATTTCGGACCACCAGCAAGTACTGTAGCATTAAAGAGCATTGTATTAAGAGCGGAGCCTCTAGAAAAGATTTGAAATGCAGTACCAAAATATCCATGTAACATTATcgtcattgttgttgttgttgtttgaaaTCCAAGTGCGGAGATCAAATCTAGATTCAACAACTTGCATCAGAAACAGAAAAAGAATAATCAAGTTGTGGATAGTTGCATATGCATGAACCATAATCATCTTAGTTTTTCATAGATAGGACTACAAACAATAAAAAGAATCAAACACTTGTTGGAGCAGCAGTGTGCCCTTTTATGGGCATAACTTACCATGATGTAATCTAGAGgctttaaatatcatagttatctGCCTATATCCTGAAGAAACCCTGAAAGGACCAACAATGCTTGTAATAAACATGAGGTGGAAAAAATAGTGGCAACACCCATAAACAACTGCAAGTTATTTTCATGTCGGAAATAGATTACCAAGTGGCGGTCACCATGCCACTTCCACTTGATTGCAACAGCAAGATATATGAGCCGACTATAATTTTTGAAGCAACAAATATGAATGGAGCAAACGAAGAAGAGTTTTAACATGGCAATCCACAGAAGTTTGTAACATGCCCAAAGAAAAGCACCAATATAACGGCAAAACTGAAAactgaataatataagcaaactaGGAATAACCACTCTCTAAGAATTACCATGTAAATGCTGGGAAAAAAATTGATCTTAGTGACTTCCATGAGTAAATTACATATTGATGTGCATCAACCAATCATGAACGAATAAGACCATCAACCAATATAACAGCAAAACTGAAAACTGAAGAATATAAGCAAACTAGGAATAACCACTCTCTAAGAATTACCATGTAAATGCTGGGAAAAAAGTTGATCTTAGTGACTTCCATGAGTAAATTACATATTGATGTGCATCAACCAATCATGAAGGAGTAAGACCATCAACCAATATAACAGCAAAACTGAAAACTGAAGAATATAAGCAAACTAGGAATAACCACTCTCTAAGAATTACCATGTAAATGCTGGGAAAAAAATTGACCTTAGTGACTTCCATGAGGAAATTACATATTGATGTGCATCAACCACTCATGAAGGAGTAAGACCATCACTATAGAAAATTTGAGTTATTGGCTAAAAAAGGTCATTAAATCAGGTAAAATACTTCTTTAGAATCGCCGTCTCTTTATATTTTAAGATTGAGGAAAGATCAAGTTACTGTAGTAGTTGCATATATACATCGCAATCGGAAATATCAACTAGTTACTGATAGCTCACATCTTCCTTGAACTTGCCCTATAGCATTGTAGACTGCATAAGGGAAGCTTAGTCTTGGAGTCCCGATACCTGTATGCATTTGTACACGATGGGGCAGCACATTTCTCTCGTGGAAGAGGGTAACTGAATCAAGGTTAATCCAGAAAGAATATCAATAATAAGCATGCAGGCAAAAGTTAGTTACATAAACAGAATGTAAGATGCCATAAAGCAAAATTAACCAAAGGGTGAAAACACATGAGCAATGCACAAACATAAGATATCTATGAAACATTACCAATTTTTAAGCCTCATGCTGTGAACCTGTTACCTCCCAagtttaaattagaaattgacaTCTCACCTGCAAGGCTTGGAGTCAAATATACTTGGAAGGGCTACATCATCAGCAAAAGTAACAACTGTGCCAAAGGGTCCCCTGACCCATCTAATGGTGCTCGGACTTAAAGGTTGTGACTTAGCCAACTTTGCCTTCagagaaaaataaggaaaaaaaaacaatcaATTGGAGTACATTTAGAGCATCACTGAAGTTTGGGATCAGTACCTTCTCTTCGAGTTCTTtctgcttcttttcttcttttttcttgtcaGAACCTTGACCTAATATTTTCCTTATTGCCTCAGCCTGTGAAGTTATATTCAATTAGGCAATTCCCTGATAATAGTAATGCCAAGTTACAtccaaaaaaggaaaaatagacaAACCTCAGATTCTCTAGCTTGCTTCTCTACTTGCATTTTCCGTCTTTGAGCAGCCTCTGCTCTCTTTGCTTGTATCTCCACTTCAGATAACGTCTCCCTTTGTTCTTGAATCATTATACAAGGAAGGAAACATGAGAAAGTTTCTTACAAGCTATTCTGTTAAGAGTATTGACAGTGATATCAGGCTTTACTTCTAGAGGGTGCAGATGGTAGCCCATTTGGGAACTCGATGAAACTTTCACCACTGCCTCCTTTTCCTGATTGAAGTGCCCGTTGACGTGTAGTAAGAGGCTCAGTCTTAATATCAGCTTGTAAGCCACTAGATTCCTTCTGTTTTCTTCTCTTGATCTCAGGCTCACCATCAGAACCAGGTTCTTCCTCTTCAACATAGTCTGTATCATCATCTTCCTTTCCTCCTGGTCTTAAGTTCCTAGTATTCTCTTTGATTGATTGAGAAACAACATAGTCTTCATCCATCTCATTAACAGTATTTCTGTTGCTAGGAAGCTTGGATATTTTCCTTTTCTTGACACTGTTCTCGCTGTTATCCTCAATTTCCGCAGAATCAACTGCAGAAGCCTTAGAAGTTTTAACTTTTTCAAGGTAACGAATCTCATCATCTTCCTCCTCATTATCAAACATTCGCCTCTTTGGGACCCTTTTACTCTTACGAGTGGGCTCAAAAGAGGCACTCATATGAAACTTGTCTGCTTGCTTTCCAACTAAGCTTTCTTCAGCCACTGTTCCCGTAGAATCCTCCTTCATCCCATGAGAAACGCTCGATCCACTGGATTCCTTCCTCTGATCTCCTTGTGAGCCATTCCCCATCTCCGGTAGAGATTGACCATCAGAGT comes from Musa acuminata AAA Group cultivar baxijiao chromosome BXJ3-3, Cavendish_Baxijiao_AAA, whole genome shotgun sequence and encodes:
- the LOC103978012 gene encoding uncharacterized protein LOC103978012, with amino-acid sequence MEGLGGLGFGGSNSVMKKPRSATLRRPRLEAQLVSESYDNLRRLSLVDDGCSESSTRRKEYYLNNPPPKSSSVNIASSKKIKQSDKMFRGVDGMHYGSSRGGHGFDSKRRSKGVLAPAKWRSTDKVKEDTEERSKSLDANVGKSDVSYNLQQPEAVSNVMAGNKPRKVKLKVGGVTHTIIETDEGGSSSAKHPRFLDASHHRLKLIDPFQSYSDGQSLPEMGNGSQGDQRKESSGSSVSHGMKEDSTGTVAEESLVGKQADKFHMSASFEPTRKSKRVPKRRMFDNEEEDDEIRYLEKVKTSKASAVDSAEIEDNSENSVKKRKISKLPSNRNTVNEMDEDYVVSQSIKENTRNLRPGGKEDDDTDYVEEEEPGSDGEPEIKRRKQKESSGLQADIKTEPLTTRQRALQSGKGGSGESFIEFPNGLPSAPSRKQRETLSEVEIQAKRAEAAQRRKMQVEKQARESEAEAIRKILGQGSDKKKEEKKQKELEEKAKLAKSQPLSPSTIRWVRGPFGTVVTFADDVALPSIFDSKPCSYPLPREKCAAPSCTNAYRYRDSKTKLPLCSLQCYRASSRKM